The following is a genomic window from Myxococcales bacterium.
TTCTACCAGACCTTTTCAACTGGTCACCGGTAGAGTGTGGCAAGGCAGTGCTTTCGGTGGTGTTAAAGGGCGCTCAGAACTTCCTACATTTGTCGATGACTATCTCGAGAAAAAAATAAAAATCGATGAAATGATCAGCGCTTACTATCCGCTTTTGGATATTAACAAGGCTTTCGATGCCATGAAAAATGGCAGTGCTCTTCGTTCTATCATCACATTTTCCTAATTTTTTGCATATTTAAAAGCTCCAAGAGGTATCTATGTCTGATCTAAGGCTCAATAAAAAAAGTTTATGTTTCTCTGGGCAAACTGCTTACTACACTTTTAATTCAGCGGTGTGCCAAGGCCCAATGAATTTTTCTATCTTTTTACCCAAAGCGAGTGAGACACAAAAATGTCCGGTTTTGTTTTGGCTTTCGGGACTCACCTGCACCGAAGAAAATTTCATGGCAAAAGCTGGAGCTCAACGAGTTGCAAATGAATTGGGATTAATAATTGTATGTCCCGACACCAGCCCACGACATGCAAATATCCCTGGTGAAGGTGATTGCGAACATTTGGGTTTAGGCGCTGGGTTTTATGTCGATGCAACCCAAGCTCCGTGGAGCAAAAATTATCAGATGTATAGTTTTGTCTCAAAAGAACTACCAAAACTTATTGACGATAACTTTCCTACTGTTCCTTGCGCCAAAGGTATTTTTGGTCATTCCATGGGCGGACATGGAGCTTTGATGGTGGGTCTTAAGAATCAAGACTTATTTAAATCTATCTCGGCATTTGCTCCTATCTCATCTCCCAGCACTTCCCCTTCGGGTCAAAATGCCTTTCGTGTCTATTTGGGCGAAGATCAAGAGCTTTGGAAACATTACGATTCAAGTTTTTTGATAGCTCACGCACAAAAAAAAATGCCCCTCTTGGTTGATCAAGGCAATTCTGATCATTTGATTGACACAAGCTTACGGCCAGAAAAACTCAGTGATGCTGCACAAAAAAATGATTACCCTCTCACCTTGCGCATGCGGCCAGGCTATGACCATAGCTATTATTTTGTGGCCACTTTTATTGAAGAGCACCTTAGGTATCATGCTGAAATTGTAAAAAATTATTGCTAGCCGCTGTTGGCATTAAATTT
Proteins encoded in this region:
- the fghA gene encoding S-formylglutathione hydrolase, giving the protein MSDLRLNKKSLCFSGQTAYYTFNSAVCQGPMNFSIFLPKASETQKCPVLFWLSGLTCTEENFMAKAGAQRVANELGLIIVCPDTSPRHANIPGEGDCEHLGLGAGFYVDATQAPWSKNYQMYSFVSKELPKLIDDNFPTVPCAKGIFGHSMGGHGALMVGLKNQDLFKSISAFAPISSPSTSPSGQNAFRVYLGEDQELWKHYDSSFLIAHAQKKMPLLVDQGNSDHLIDTSLRPEKLSDAAQKNDYPLTLRMRPGYDHSYYFVATFIEEHLRYHAEIVKNYC